TTGCTAAATTTCATTAGAAGCAAAGTGAAATCTAAAAGAGATGCTGAGTTTGGTATCGCTGGGCTTGTAAGTGTTGCCGATATTGCTACAGCAAATAATACGATATCAATTTTAATGGCTGGCACATTAGCAAAAGATATTTCAGATGAATTTGATGTAGATCCTAGAAAATCAGCTAGCATTTTAGATATTTTTGCTAGTTGTTTCCAAGGTTTTGTTCCATACAGCCCTCAATTAATCGCTGCAGCAGGTGTAGCTAATTTATCGCCAATTGCATTAATGGGTTATAGTTTTTATCCTATTTTGTTAGGTATCTGTGGTTTAATAGCTATATTTTTCAAATTACCGAAATTGAACCATAAAAATCAAAATAAAACAGTTCATTAATATCAAAAGGTAGCATTAATTTGTTTATGTGAATAATCTTTAAGTATATTGACTATCGTTAAGATTGACCATAAAATTTATTAAACAAGTATAATTTATATAATTAAAGTAATAATTGTTTAGGATATTCACATAATAGGTTAATATTAAGATAAGAGAGAAAGTAGGTGACGAATATGGCCAAATATAATGTAGAAAATGACAACGTAAATGTACGCCTAGAAAGGTTATTTAAATCTTCTCCAGAGCTGTTATACCGTGCGTGGACCGATGAAAGCATACTTAAACGCTGGTTTATGACTTCAGAAAGAACGAACCAACTTATTAATATTGATGCCCAAGAACAAGGTTCTTATGAAATTATAGATATACGCAAAGGAAAAGAGAATAAAGTTCAAGGCCAATTTGAGTCATTAATAGAAAATGCATACATTGAAATGACAATAAGTATGCCTGAAATTAGTGAGACTGAAGATAAAATAACTATAGAAATTTTTGAAAGAGAAGCCGGTATTACGCAGATGATATTTACTTATAATGCTGTGGTTCCTAAAGAAAGAAGACTTTCGAATTTAGAATATAAGCAACAGAAAAAAGAATATCATGATTCAACTGCTCATGGTTTCGAAACAATGTTCGATAAATTACAGCAAGTCGTTGCCGATGAACGTGAAAATGGCTCAAATTAATTAAATAAGTAATAAACAAAAGCTAGGCTGAAATAAAATTTCAGCCTAGCTTTTTTATATATGACCGAATTCGATTCGTTCGTTGAATTTTCTTACAACGGTTTCAAAAAAGATGTGATAGCTAATGAAACTGGAATAGTCAGTACCATCATGTAAATAGAATGTATTACTAGAAACATAAACGTTATAGTTAGCTTTTTGAGCTAGGTTATTATCTTTTAAAGTTGTGACTGATATAAAATATTGCTGTTTTAGCTGTAATGCGTTCGTAATTTCATTAATTTGATAGGATTCACCAGATAAAGAAATAATAAAGAATAAATCTTGAGGTGTCGACTTATTTAATATCATTTTTAGCTCATGGACATCGTGTAGAACTATTATATTTTTATGGATTGTTAATAATACACGTTGTGCTTCTTGAGCGACGTTCAATTGCGCTAACCCAGTACCATAAAGATAAATTGTATCTGCCTCTAATAATTTATCAGTGATTAAATTGTAATCAATTCGTTCTAAGTAGGCGAATGTATTTTTTATTTCTTGCTGAAATCCTTCGATTGAATCAGAAGGAAGTTGTTGAACTTGTTCGGTTTCGAATTTTAAGTATGATTTAAAATCACTATACCCATCAAATCCTAATTTTTTAGTGAAGCGATGAATTGAAGCATTTGAAGCATGTGTATGTGACGCGAGTTCTTGTATTTTCATTGATTTGCATGCGTGAATATGTGTGTTTATGTATTGAGCGATGTGTAAATCATTATCATTAAGTTTATCAAAATTGTTATTTAGCCGTTCATCTAGAAACAAATTAACACCTCTTTTACTTGAAAATATTTTCGCTTTTTGAAAATATAATCTGATTATACAAAACATTTCAAAATGCCGTCAAACTGTTGTTTAAATGTAAGCGTTTACTATAACATGTGGTTAAGTAAAAAATTGAATGATCCATTAGCTATTAAGCAGTAATACGTTCAATTTTCATTAAATGTATTGGGGTGTATATATGAATACAATTAAAAGATTTGGTAGCGCAATGATTGTACCCGTACTTATGTTTGCATTCTTCGGTATAGTTTTAGGGTTAGCGACTTTATTCAAGAACCCTGCTATAATGGGAAGCATTGCAGATAATGGTACGATTTGGACTAAAGTTTGGACTGTAGTTGAATCTGGTGGGTGGACTATTTTCAATCATATGGAAATTGTTTTCGTAGTCGGT
The genomic region above belongs to Staphylococcus durrellii and contains:
- a CDS encoding SRPBCC family protein; translated protein: MAKYNVENDNVNVRLERLFKSSPELLYRAWTDESILKRWFMTSERTNQLINIDAQEQGSYEIIDIRKGKENKVQGQFESLIENAYIEMTISMPEISETEDKITIEIFEREAGITQMIFTYNAVVPKERRLSNLEYKQQKKEYHDSTAHGFETMFDKLQQVVADERENGSN
- a CDS encoding MurR/RpiR family transcriptional regulator yields the protein MFLDERLNNNFDKLNDNDLHIAQYINTHIHACKSMKIQELASHTHASNASIHRFTKKLGFDGYSDFKSYLKFETEQVQQLPSDSIEGFQQEIKNTFAYLERIDYNLITDKLLEADTIYLYGTGLAQLNVAQEAQRVLLTIHKNIIVLHDVHELKMILNKSTPQDLFFIISLSGESYQINEITNALQLKQQYFISVTTLKDNNLAQKANYNVYVSSNTFYLHDGTDYSSFISYHIFFETVVRKFNERIEFGHI